A single region of the Cucumis melo cultivar AY chromosome 3, USDA_Cmelo_AY_1.0, whole genome shotgun sequence genome encodes:
- the LOC103502600 gene encoding uncharacterized protein LOC103502600 isoform X2 — MFHNLGWFIGLNYQVRSVKKPPDAKPRLAKVKPVAMLDTVQEIAIYIHRFHNLDLFQQGWYQIKLTMRWEDSEYTSVGTPARVVQYEDLGSGNSYGVWKIDDTDNSFSTQPFKIKYARQDILLSIMISFNFPLVKYEAPSTSAVILKFELMYAPILEAGPELQASLDASPAAVHEFRIPSKALLGLHSYCPVHFDAFHAVLVDVSIHICLLRSYTPGKRSSELHKENLAARHFDPQNQVGASRDEKDVTLIKALLTARDILLEEFQNLSKAIDQTVDFTDFISGMDDTKYVDVLIPSKRDNVKGEAAGQGNPQNGLERTNGGDQLHQRAGSHMSHRFHSLGDQLLYLWSTFLKFHRANKTKILEYLRDGWAKDRRAEWSIWMVYSKVEMPHHYINSGSEEPSNLAIRRSTVHKRVSSLWKLADDPAQTAAMRAELHRRSILQMRINNRCIQDLHIFRDPSRIPIVIIERVMNAPRRSISENSYLRRFDMIDAIGKDSGPSSEAVDKLPGSVTERSGRILKIVVFVHGFQGHHLDLRLVRNQWLLIDPKIEFLMSEVNEEKTSGDFREMGLRLAQEVISFVKKKMDKASRYGNLQDIKISFVGHSIGNVIIRTALSESIMEPYHRHLYTYVSISGPHLGYLYSSNSLFNSGLWLLKKLKGTQCIHQLTFTDDPDLQNTFFYRLCKQKTLNNFKHIILFSSPQDGYVPYHSARIELCQAASIDNSRKGKLFLDMLNDCLDQIRAPSSEQRVFMRCDVNFDTSAYGKNLNTIIGRAAHIEFLESDFFARFIMWSFPELFR; from the exons ATGTTCCATAATCTAGGGTGGTTCATTGGTCTAAATTATCAAGTGCGGTCGGTGAAGAAGCCACCTGATGCAAAGCCACGTCTGGCCAAAGTCAAGCCGGTGGCTATGTTGGACACTGTACAGGAAATTGCCATTTACATTCATAGGTTTCACAATCTCGACCTTTTCCAGCAGGG ATGGTATCAAATTAAACTTACCATGAGATGGGAAGACAGCGAGTATACATCCGTTGGAACACCAGCTAGAGTTGTTCAGTATGAAG ATCTGGGATCCGGTAATAGTTATGGAGTATGGAAGATTGACGATACAGACAACAGTTTCTCTACACAGCCTTTCAAGATCAAGTATGCAAGGCAGGATATACTTCTGTCAATAATGATCTCATTCAATTTCCCCCTTGTGAAGTACGAG GCTCCATCCACTTCTGCCGTTATTTTGAAGTTTGAGCTCATGTATGCTCCAATATTGGAGGCTGG ACCAGAATTGCAGGCTTCTTTGGATGCTTCTCCTGCTGCAGTACATGAATTTCGAATTCCTTCTAAAGCTCTACTAGGATTACATTCGTACTGTCCAGTACATTTTGATGCATTCCACGCAGTGCTCGTTGATGTAAGCATTCACATTTGCTTACTACGTTCTTACACTCCAGGAAAAAGATCCAG tGAACTACACAAGGAAAATCTTGCTGCGAGACATTTTGATCCACAAAATCAG GTAGGAGCATCACGGGATGAGAAAGATGTCACACTTATTAAAGCATTATTGACTGCTCGTGATATTCTACTTGAGGAGTTTCAAAATCTTAGCAAAGCTATTGACCAAACCGTTGATTTTACTGATTTTATATCTGGAATGGATGATACCAAGTATGTTGATGTTTTGATTCCTTCGAAAAGGGATAATGTAAAGGGTGAAGCGGCAGGACAAGGCAATCCACAAAACGGCCTCGAG AGGACTAACGGTGGTGATCAATTGCACCAAAGAGCAGGTAGTCATATGTCACACCGTTTTCACTCACTGGGTGATCAACTCTTGTATTTATGGAGCACCTTTTTGAAGTTCCACAG GGCTAACAAAACAAAGATTCTAGAATATCTACGGGATGGATGGGCAAAGGACAGGCGAGCTGAGTGGTCAATATGGATGGTTTACTCTAAAGTCGAGATGCCTCATCACTACATTAATAGTGGAAGTGAGGAACCTTCGAACCTTGCCATCCGTAGAAGCACTGTTCATAAAAGAGTTTCTAGTCTGTGGAAGTTGGCAGATGAT CCTGCCCAAACTGCAGCTATGAGAGCTGAGCTTCATCGTCGAAGTATTTTACAAATGAGG ATAAATAATAGATGTATCCAAGATCTGCATATATTTAGAGATCCTTCCCGAATCCCTATTGTAATCATTGAGCGTGTCATGAATGCTCCTCGACGTTCAATTAGTGAAAATTCATACTTGAGGCGTTTTGACATGATAGATGCTATTGGGAAGGACAGTGGGCCAAGTTCTGAAGCCGTAGACAAGCTGCCTGGCTCTGTAACAGAAAGGAGTGGTCGCATTTTGAAGATAGTTGTCTTCGTGCATGGATTTCAG GGTCACCATCTTGATTTAAGGCTTGTTCGGAATCAATGGCTTTTAATAGATCCCAAAATTGAATTTCTTATGTCTGAAGTAAATGAAGAGAAAACTTCTGGAGACTTCAGAGAAATGGGACTAAGGCTGGCACAAGAGGTGATTTCTTTcgttaaaaagaaaatggataAAGCATCAAGATATGGGAATTTACAGGATATTAAAATTAGCTTTGTTGGACACTCCATTGGAAATGTTATTATAAGAACTGCATTATCAG AAAGCATCATGGAGCCATATCATCGTCATCTTTATACCTATGTTTCAATATCTGGTCCACATTTGGGTTACCTTTACAGCTCAAACTCGTTATTTAACTCTGGCCTGTGGCTTTTGAAGAAGCTCAAGGGCACTCAGTGTATTCATCAGCTGACTTTTACTGATGATCCGGATCTACAAAATACATTCTTCTACAGGCTGTGTAAG caAAAGACGTTGAACAATTTCAAGCACATAATCCTGTTCTCATCTCCACAG GATGGCTATGTTCCGTATCACTCTGCCCGGATTGAATTGTGTCAGGCAGCTTCAATAGACAACTCAAGAAAAGGAAAGTTATTCCTTGATATGCTGAACGATTGTCTGGACCAAATACGTGCCCCTTCCTCTGAACAGAGAGTGTTCATGCGTTGTGATGTGAACTTTGACACCTCTGCTTATGGCAAGAATTTGAACACAATTATTGGACGGGCAGCTCACATTGAGTTCTTGGAATCTGACTTTTTTGCTAGATTCATAATGTGGTCTTTCCCAGAGTTATTTAGATGA
- the LOC103502600 gene encoding uncharacterized protein LOC103502600 isoform X1, translating to MFHNLGWFIGLNYQVRSVKKPPDAKPRLAKVKPVAMLDTVQEIAIYIHRFHNLDLFQQGWYQIKLTMRWEDSEYTSVGTPARVVQYEAPDLGSGNSYGVWKIDDTDNSFSTQPFKIKYARQDILLSIMISFNFPLVKYEAPSTSAVILKFELMYAPILEAGPELQASLDASPAAVHEFRIPSKALLGLHSYCPVHFDAFHAVLVDVSIHICLLRSYTPGKRSSELHKENLAARHFDPQNQVGASRDEKDVTLIKALLTARDILLEEFQNLSKAIDQTVDFTDFISGMDDTKYVDVLIPSKRDNVKGEAAGQGNPQNGLERTNGGDQLHQRAGSHMSHRFHSLGDQLLYLWSTFLKFHRANKTKILEYLRDGWAKDRRAEWSIWMVYSKVEMPHHYINSGSEEPSNLAIRRSTVHKRVSSLWKLADDPAQTAAMRAELHRRSILQMRINNRCIQDLHIFRDPSRIPIVIIERVMNAPRRSISENSYLRRFDMIDAIGKDSGPSSEAVDKLPGSVTERSGRILKIVVFVHGFQGHHLDLRLVRNQWLLIDPKIEFLMSEVNEEKTSGDFREMGLRLAQEVISFVKKKMDKASRYGNLQDIKISFVGHSIGNVIIRTALSESIMEPYHRHLYTYVSISGPHLGYLYSSNSLFNSGLWLLKKLKGTQCIHQLTFTDDPDLQNTFFYRLCKQKTLNNFKHIILFSSPQDGYVPYHSARIELCQAASIDNSRKGKLFLDMLNDCLDQIRAPSSEQRVFMRCDVNFDTSAYGKNLNTIIGRAAHIEFLESDFFARFIMWSFPELFR from the exons ATGTTCCATAATCTAGGGTGGTTCATTGGTCTAAATTATCAAGTGCGGTCGGTGAAGAAGCCACCTGATGCAAAGCCACGTCTGGCCAAAGTCAAGCCGGTGGCTATGTTGGACACTGTACAGGAAATTGCCATTTACATTCATAGGTTTCACAATCTCGACCTTTTCCAGCAGGG ATGGTATCAAATTAAACTTACCATGAGATGGGAAGACAGCGAGTATACATCCGTTGGAACACCAGCTAGAGTTGTTCAGTATGAAG CTCCAGATCTGGGATCCGGTAATAGTTATGGAGTATGGAAGATTGACGATACAGACAACAGTTTCTCTACACAGCCTTTCAAGATCAAGTATGCAAGGCAGGATATACTTCTGTCAATAATGATCTCATTCAATTTCCCCCTTGTGAAGTACGAG GCTCCATCCACTTCTGCCGTTATTTTGAAGTTTGAGCTCATGTATGCTCCAATATTGGAGGCTGG ACCAGAATTGCAGGCTTCTTTGGATGCTTCTCCTGCTGCAGTACATGAATTTCGAATTCCTTCTAAAGCTCTACTAGGATTACATTCGTACTGTCCAGTACATTTTGATGCATTCCACGCAGTGCTCGTTGATGTAAGCATTCACATTTGCTTACTACGTTCTTACACTCCAGGAAAAAGATCCAG tGAACTACACAAGGAAAATCTTGCTGCGAGACATTTTGATCCACAAAATCAG GTAGGAGCATCACGGGATGAGAAAGATGTCACACTTATTAAAGCATTATTGACTGCTCGTGATATTCTACTTGAGGAGTTTCAAAATCTTAGCAAAGCTATTGACCAAACCGTTGATTTTACTGATTTTATATCTGGAATGGATGATACCAAGTATGTTGATGTTTTGATTCCTTCGAAAAGGGATAATGTAAAGGGTGAAGCGGCAGGACAAGGCAATCCACAAAACGGCCTCGAG AGGACTAACGGTGGTGATCAATTGCACCAAAGAGCAGGTAGTCATATGTCACACCGTTTTCACTCACTGGGTGATCAACTCTTGTATTTATGGAGCACCTTTTTGAAGTTCCACAG GGCTAACAAAACAAAGATTCTAGAATATCTACGGGATGGATGGGCAAAGGACAGGCGAGCTGAGTGGTCAATATGGATGGTTTACTCTAAAGTCGAGATGCCTCATCACTACATTAATAGTGGAAGTGAGGAACCTTCGAACCTTGCCATCCGTAGAAGCACTGTTCATAAAAGAGTTTCTAGTCTGTGGAAGTTGGCAGATGAT CCTGCCCAAACTGCAGCTATGAGAGCTGAGCTTCATCGTCGAAGTATTTTACAAATGAGG ATAAATAATAGATGTATCCAAGATCTGCATATATTTAGAGATCCTTCCCGAATCCCTATTGTAATCATTGAGCGTGTCATGAATGCTCCTCGACGTTCAATTAGTGAAAATTCATACTTGAGGCGTTTTGACATGATAGATGCTATTGGGAAGGACAGTGGGCCAAGTTCTGAAGCCGTAGACAAGCTGCCTGGCTCTGTAACAGAAAGGAGTGGTCGCATTTTGAAGATAGTTGTCTTCGTGCATGGATTTCAG GGTCACCATCTTGATTTAAGGCTTGTTCGGAATCAATGGCTTTTAATAGATCCCAAAATTGAATTTCTTATGTCTGAAGTAAATGAAGAGAAAACTTCTGGAGACTTCAGAGAAATGGGACTAAGGCTGGCACAAGAGGTGATTTCTTTcgttaaaaagaaaatggataAAGCATCAAGATATGGGAATTTACAGGATATTAAAATTAGCTTTGTTGGACACTCCATTGGAAATGTTATTATAAGAACTGCATTATCAG AAAGCATCATGGAGCCATATCATCGTCATCTTTATACCTATGTTTCAATATCTGGTCCACATTTGGGTTACCTTTACAGCTCAAACTCGTTATTTAACTCTGGCCTGTGGCTTTTGAAGAAGCTCAAGGGCACTCAGTGTATTCATCAGCTGACTTTTACTGATGATCCGGATCTACAAAATACATTCTTCTACAGGCTGTGTAAG caAAAGACGTTGAACAATTTCAAGCACATAATCCTGTTCTCATCTCCACAG GATGGCTATGTTCCGTATCACTCTGCCCGGATTGAATTGTGTCAGGCAGCTTCAATAGACAACTCAAGAAAAGGAAAGTTATTCCTTGATATGCTGAACGATTGTCTGGACCAAATACGTGCCCCTTCCTCTGAACAGAGAGTGTTCATGCGTTGTGATGTGAACTTTGACACCTCTGCTTATGGCAAGAATTTGAACACAATTATTGGACGGGCAGCTCACATTGAGTTCTTGGAATCTGACTTTTTTGCTAGATTCATAATGTGGTCTTTCCCAGAGTTATTTAGATGA